The sequence AGTGCAGTATAGACAATCGCTTCTGCGATAGATTTTTTGCCATCTACCATTAGTAGGTTAACAAATTTGGCCAAAATTTCTGATCCACACTTTGGATCTGGCAAGATTTTACGTTGACCAATAATGCGACGACGTGGCATGGGAAGACTCCGTTGCTAATTCAGCATTGTCCAACACTAGATGAATGATTTGAAAAAATGCAAAGTGAATAAAAATTTGGCGATACACATTAAGTCTTAGGTTTCTTCACGCCGTACTTGGATCGGCCCTGCTTGCGGTCTTTCACACCTGAGCAGTCAAGAGCGCCTCTAACAGTGTGGTAACGCACACCAGGCAAGTCTTTTACCCGACCGCCGTGGATAAGTATTACTGAGTGTTCCTGCAGGTTATGACCTTCACCGCCAATGTAGGAGGTAACTTCAAACCCGTTTGTCAAACGCACACGGCACACTTTACGTAGCGCGGAGTTTGGTTTTTTCGGGGTAG is a genomic window of Candidatus Moranella endobia PCIT containing:
- the rpsL gene encoding 30S ribosomal protein S12 — protein: MVTINQLVRKPRSMKVVKSNVPALDACPQKRGVCTRVYTTTPKKPNSALRKVCRVRLTNGFEVTSYIGGEGHNLQEHSVILIHGGRVKDLPGVRYHTVRGALDCSGVKDRKQGRSKYGVKKPKT